ATTCTCCTTGTTGTAGATTATaagcataatctatatatatttgatttttttcataagATGATAACATCTCTAAAATAATATACATTGTTGAATTGTTTATAGGAGCATCGTTTATAGGGACAACCGgtttatttttttcagaccacaaaaTATCACAAAGAACACATCCTGttatatgataaacataatgataccaCCCTAAATCATCTTTACATGTTAGAGGTTTAAATTCTCGTATTGTTCTAAATAACATTGTAAACAGTATAAATTCTTCATTGCTTAAATAATATTCTTTTGCATATACTTTTCCGTTAGGTTTCTTTCGATCTAACAAAAATATaggatagatttttttcttttctttaaaaataaaatatttttcatgtTGATCTCGACATTGTTTATCATaccatatgataacaatgatcataattgataaaataaacattataaatattatcacttcAATTAATGGCCAGTGAAGagatattcttatcatttttttatattactatatgttTTTTAATGCTAACAAATATGGATAAATTTTATCAACTATAATTGTTTTAATAGGTGGGACATTATCTTCTACAAATATTGTATTTACTACACCATCGCtctgatctgatttttttttaaccttttgttgttgtgtgattatatcattaattttttgaatagcttttttccttgcttcaattctttcctcgttttcttcttggtTCAAAATACGATTGTTGAATATGTCTCCGATTTTTGTAACTCCCCAAAATTGCACCCATATAAttttagataattttaaatatcggtacattatattgataatggtagcaaATAAGGCTGCATGTTTATTACCACGTTTTATTTCTACGGCTAGGGTTTTTCTATGATTTTCGTGTCGCAACATTTTTCCGATAATGAGTgtctttatatcataattatcctcatcaaatTTAAAGagtttatctatatcatcataacCAGTTTCTCTGTTCGTACTATACGGTGTCTCATCAACTTCTTTTTTAATAACATGATCAATTTGGTCATCATTTCTCAAAAAATTTAAGAGACTCTCAAACAGTGAGGATGCATCTAGCGCACGCAAATCACTATAAATACATTTCTCAAAGTCAGTTTTCCAATCATCACTATGATGACTTTCTTCAGATAAAAGACTATGTATATCCAATAATGTATTTACAAACTTTTCATTATCGGTAGGTAATGACATTTTAATAACCGGTCTATCTATTATATAAAGTTTAATTTCTTATTaagatgttatttttatattattcaccCCAATAtgcataattttcatatataatatatatatatatatatataatataaagacaaagGAATAGTATAGCTGGGTTACAAAGGAATATTTTTTAGAAATATCTAGGAGACTATGAGTCAATAGCCTTATAagattataaagaaaaagaacatataggaatataaagaaaaagaaaataataatgtctaAACCATTACCTTTTATCGGTATTGATCTTGGTACAACTTATTCATGTGTTGCCATTTTCCAAAATGGAAAAGTGGATATTATTGCCAACGATCAAGGCAATCGGACTACACCGTCCTATGTagcttttaatgataatgaaaggctAATTGGCGAAGCTGCAAAGAATCAGGCGGGGATAAATcctactaataccgtcttcgatGCTAAGCGTATTATAGGAATGAGTTATGATGACCCTATtgtaaaaacagaaaggaaaacctGGCCATTTGAGGTTACTAATAGCGATGGTAAGccgaaaataaatgtaaaatataagaaTGAACTAAAATCATATTATCCTGAAGAAATATCTTCAATGGTTTTATTAAAGATGAGAGAAACTGCTGAGGCATATTTGGGTACCACAGTGAAAGATGCAGTCATTACAGTTCCAGCTTATTTTAACGATTCTCAGCGACAAGCGACTAAAGATGCAGGAACTATTGCAGGATTTAATGTACATCGAATCATTAATGAACCTACGGCCGCAGCCCTTGCTTAtggaattaacaataaaaatgaagaaaataaagaaaatgaagaaaaaaatatattaatttacgaTTTTGGTGGTGGTACATTTGATGTATCGATCTTAACTATAGATGATGGAGTATTTGAAGTCAAGGCTACTGCGGGAGATACTCACCTGGGAggtgaagatattgatgatgttatggtAGATTACTTTGTGAAACATATCAAGgagaaatatagaataaatatagcgGATAGTAAACGGGCAATGCGACGCCTAAAAACTGCATGTGAACAAGCCAAGAGGACATTATCGTCATCTACTCAAGCTGAAATTACACTGGAATCTCTATACGATGGCACTGATGTTAATTTGTCTATATCTCGTGCTAAATTCAATGTACTTTGTGATAAATTATTTCAAAGTACATTAACTTTCGTAGAAAGGGCTTTGAGAGACGCCAAGATGGACAAAAGTTCTATAAATGAGGTTGTGTTAGTTGGAGGATCTACCCGCATACCAAAAGTACAAGAACTTTTGAGtaatcattttcaaaaaaaattaaacaaatctaTTAATCCGGATGAGGCTGTAGCATATGGAGCCGCTGTGCAAGCAGCCATTTTATCTGGAAATTCATGTCAATCTCTAAAAGATGTTCTTCTTATCGATGTGGCTCCATTATCATTAGGCATAGAGACAAAGGGTGGTATAATGACTGTGTTGATTGATAGAAACACAGGCATACCAATAAAGAAGACTAATACCTTTACAACTAATGAGGACAATCAAAAAGaggtaaatattaaagtttatgaaGGAGAACGTCactatactaaagataataatttattGGGTACATTTATTTTGAGCGGCATACCCGAGGGTAAACAAGGTGAGCCTCAGATCGAAGTAACCTTTGATATTGACGCTAATGGAATTTTGAATGTAAAAGCAGTTGAAAAAAATAGTGGTATTGAACAGAGTATTACTATCAAAAATGATAGCCGTTCATCTAAAGAACAAATTGAGAAAATGGTTCAGGAAGCTGAAAAGcataaggaggaggatatgaaaatgaaagaagctAGTGAAGCAAAAAATAATCTATATCAAACCTGTTATACAATGaaggatttaacaaaatctacaaCGGCTAATAGTAAGGGGTATGAAAACCAGATAGATGAGGTAATCTCATGGATTGATGAAAATcctaaaaaaacaaaggaagaatacttaaaaaaaaatcaagaattgaACGAATTACAGGAGAAAATATTAAATGATTTATCTTGTAATAAATCAAATAAGGACACTGAAGATACACTAAAAGCAGAGCCCGAACATGAACCAAAAATTGAAGAAGTTGATTAAATATtcaatttatagaatatatatatatatatatatatatatatatttatatattatatttat
Above is a window of Penaeus chinensis breed Huanghai No. 1 chromosome 19, ASM1920278v2, whole genome shotgun sequence DNA encoding:
- the LOC125035199 gene encoding heat shock 70 kDa protein-like, whose amino-acid sequence is MSKPLPFIGIDLGTTYSCVAIFQNGKVDIIANDQGNRTTPSYVAFNDNERLIGEAAKNQAGINPTNTVFDAKRIIGMSYDDPIVKTERKTWPFEVTNSDGKPKINVKYKNELKSYYPEEISSMVLLKMRETAEAYLGTTVKDAVITVPAYFNDSQRQATKDAGTIAGFNVHRIINEPTAAALAYGINNKNEENKENEEKNILIYDFGGGTFDVSILTIDDGVFEVKATAGDTHLGGEDIDDVMVDYFVKHIKEKYRINIADSKRAMRRLKTACEQAKRTLSSSTQAEITLESLYDGTDVNLSISRAKFNVLCDKLFQSTLTFVERALRDAKMDKSSINEVVLVGGSTRIPKVQELLSNHFQKKLNKSINPDEAVAYGAAVQAAILSGNSCQSLKDVLLIDVAPLSLGIETKGGIMTVLIDRNTGIPIKKTNTFTTNEDNQKEVNIKVYEGERHYTKDNNLLGTFILSGIPEGKQGEPQIEVTFDIDANGILNVKAVEKNSGIEQSITIKNDSRSSKEQIEKMVQEAEKHKEEDMKMKEASEAKNNLYQTCYTMKDLTKSTTANSKGYENQIDEVISWIDENPKKTKEEYLKKNQELNELQEKILNDLSCNKSNKDTEDTLKAEPEHEPKIEEVD